In Halogranum gelatinilyticum, the following are encoded in one genomic region:
- a CDS encoding competence protein CoiA family protein, with translation MPFRGRRDGRPVVPAIIDNGEAVTCPVCGGKMYPRSAPGKSRHFYHVSDDTGRHCSNGGESETHERAVARAEVALHQQFGKSADVETEVDVDVSEVPTPVTERRADVLATFDDWNPYFGEGLAVEVQHSHENKNVQQVTHDYLAAGFSVVWIRAGTILLDTFDYDTISGEFERDDGAGYSQRTSKSHRHTNCQSLLYDGEHAWERVPPYAHPRGQDDLVTYDICAGQDCELRRVHEPDGSYTYTASDEYGPDFPLKALKNAIIREYDRDPFSKWAGSQYHSAQVEKLLATRPEIERCWGPKGIHEWGRRETLWTNHSDQPLIELRECMYCPVRIVTNHRGRSGHSTFCLYGREPDIDWDDVYFQASPPECDHYLYDEDAIEDYCPKCGATMEAPDTTLRDHTSWIPP, from the coding sequence ATGCCTTTCCGCGGTCGCCGTGACGGTCGCCCGGTCGTCCCTGCCATTATCGACAATGGAGAAGCCGTCACCTGCCCAGTGTGCGGTGGGAAAATGTACCCACGATCCGCGCCGGGGAAGTCTCGACACTTCTACCACGTATCAGACGACACCGGGCGACACTGCTCGAACGGCGGCGAGTCGGAGACCCACGAACGCGCAGTCGCCCGTGCCGAAGTCGCCCTACACCAGCAGTTCGGGAAAAGTGCCGACGTCGAGACAGAGGTGGACGTCGACGTATCTGAAGTGCCGACACCTGTGACTGAACGCCGTGCTGACGTCCTCGCGACGTTCGACGATTGGAACCCTTACTTCGGGGAGGGACTCGCCGTTGAGGTGCAGCATAGCCACGAGAACAAGAACGTCCAGCAGGTTACGCACGACTACTTGGCAGCTGGTTTCTCCGTTGTCTGGATTCGCGCAGGCACAATCCTACTCGATACGTTCGACTACGACACGATTAGTGGCGAGTTCGAACGTGATGACGGCGCTGGATATTCCCAGCGGACGAGCAAGTCCCACCGACATACGAACTGCCAATCGCTCCTCTACGACGGCGAGCACGCGTGGGAACGAGTGCCTCCCTATGCCCACCCCCGCGGCCAGGATGATCTAGTCACGTACGATATCTGTGCTGGCCAGGATTGCGAGCTACGCAGGGTCCACGAACCCGATGGTAGTTACACCTACACCGCGAGCGACGAGTACGGCCCCGACTTTCCCCTGAAAGCACTCAAAAACGCGATTATCCGTGAGTACGACCGAGACCCGTTCTCGAAGTGGGCAGGAAGTCAGTACCATTCCGCGCAGGTGGAGAAACTGCTTGCGACACGACCAGAGATAGAGCGATGCTGGGGTCCGAAGGGGATTCACGAATGGGGACGCCGAGAGACGCTCTGGACAAACCATTCCGACCAGCCGCTAATCGAACTCCGTGAGTGTATGTACTGTCCCGTTCGGATAGTGACCAATCATCGAGGGCGTTCAGGACACAGTACTTTCTGTCTCTACGGTCGAGAACCAGACATCGACTGGGACGACGTGTATTTCCAAGCCAGCCCTCCCGAGTGCGATCACTATCTCTACGATGAGGACGCGATCGAAGATTACTGCCCTAAGTGCGGTGCGACGATGGAAGCACCTGATACAACTCTCCGCGACCACACGAGCTGGATTCCACCGTAA
- a CDS encoding competence protein CoiA family protein, whose amino-acid sequence MPFIAQPSVEEEDNRVLPEEVDDGTDVVCPGCGGTMRPRGPFDDGRARHFYHVTATSGTSTANCSGGESDPHRKMKSLAVSALRQHFDQYVRCEPEGTVAVSNTPTLADSRRADAIVEFPSDDANDYLGRGLIVEVQYANEEKDLDAVTHDYLSAGYSVYWASPDDFSNDRFRIEEMVVAFDQQAETAFAASWADPPEIDPPEEYLERFVNSEPLTFTDPNPDCNHTWKYGGSDLHDRDFCNHCRLERWKDTAVEAYIYDKSTIKTSSDLADRTAQAAFEQREKEKKKEDHQHVWEPRGENRYRCRCGARLKEHKGEEIISNDPFEDFSEMTTTDPQYCDHIWEREDGCMRCISCGLEDPL is encoded by the coding sequence ATGCCCTTCATCGCCCAACCCTCTGTTGAAGAAGAAGACAATAGAGTTCTTCCAGAAGAGGTAGATGACGGGACAGACGTCGTCTGTCCAGGGTGTGGCGGGACAATGCGACCGCGGGGCCCATTTGACGATGGCCGAGCTCGCCATTTCTACCACGTTACTGCAACCTCTGGAACCTCAACTGCCAATTGCTCCGGAGGAGAATCGGACCCTCACCGGAAGATGAAATCACTTGCAGTCTCGGCGTTGAGACAACACTTTGACCAATATGTTCGCTGTGAACCCGAAGGTACTGTTGCAGTTTCCAACACGCCGACGCTTGCTGATTCTCGCCGTGCTGATGCCATCGTTGAGTTTCCCTCTGATGACGCAAACGACTATCTAGGGCGTGGGTTGATCGTTGAGGTGCAATACGCAAACGAAGAGAAAGACCTCGACGCGGTCACACACGACTATCTCTCAGCCGGATATAGCGTCTACTGGGCCAGCCCTGACGATTTTAGCAACGACCGATTCCGTATTGAGGAGATGGTCGTCGCATTCGACCAACAGGCTGAGACCGCCTTCGCAGCTTCGTGGGCAGATCCTCCGGAAATCGATCCGCCTGAGGAGTATTTGGAGCGGTTCGTGAACTCTGAACCCCTTACCTTCACTGACCCGAATCCGGATTGTAACCATACCTGGAAATACGGAGGGAGTGACCTCCACGATCGAGATTTCTGCAACCACTGTCGGCTTGAGCGCTGGAAAGACACTGCTGTAGAGGCGTACATCTACGATAAGTCAACCATCAAGACGAGTTCTGACCTTGCTGACAGAACTGCTCAAGCGGCGTTTGAACAGCGAGAAAAGGAGAAAAAGAAAGAAGATCATCAACACGTCTGGGAGCCCCGTGGCGAGAATCGCTACAGATGTCGATGTGGCGCCCGCCTCAAAGAGCACAAGGGAGAAGAGATCATCTCAAATGACCCGTTCGAGGATTTCTCTGAGATGACGACTACAGACCCCCAGTACTGCGACCACATCTGGGAACGTGAAGACGGCTGTATGCGCTGTATCTCCTGCGGCCTCGAGGACCCGCTTTAA
- the xseA gene encoding exodeoxyribonuclease VII large subunit has translation MTDAPDTERQRAEPDTREVLSVSQLNDRIASVVEEAPALHGVRCIGEVTNLHQNSTALYFTLTDGNAELPCMIWANRYRNMDADLEDGTEVILEGDIDYWTEGGKIDLKPWEIRVVGEGEQAAAVKRLEAELAERGWLDDEHKKDPPRFPDRVGVVTSLQGDARYDIQDSVHGRNPTIDLLIKDASVQGPNAPTSLANGIHYLDRNQDVDSIIVGRGGGSDTDLMAFNHEAVAEAIFTSNTPVVAAVGHAEDRTIAGRVADRNAITPTDAGEYVTADVEQFLSGEVDGLEQELEAAYESFRREFEHEKELEQAAAEAGGPPGMSPAYYKAIIAVLVVLLLVVVGLWLFT, from the coding sequence ATGACGGATGCACCGGATACCGAACGGCAGAGAGCTGAACCCGATACGAGAGAGGTCCTCAGCGTTTCACAACTGAACGACCGGATTGCGTCTGTCGTCGAGGAGGCGCCAGCTCTTCACGGTGTCCGCTGTATCGGAGAAGTCACTAACCTCCACCAGAACAGTACTGCGCTCTACTTCACCCTCACCGACGGCAACGCCGAACTTCCCTGCATGATTTGGGCGAACCGCTACCGAAACATGGACGCCGACCTCGAGGACGGAACAGAGGTTATCCTCGAGGGCGATATCGACTACTGGACTGAAGGAGGGAAAATCGACCTCAAACCGTGGGAGATCAGGGTAGTCGGAGAAGGGGAACAGGCGGCCGCAGTCAAGCGACTGGAAGCAGAACTAGCGGAACGTGGCTGGCTCGATGATGAACACAAGAAAGACCCACCGAGATTTCCTGACCGAGTCGGCGTCGTCACTTCCCTCCAAGGAGATGCACGATACGACATTCAGGACTCGGTCCACGGTCGAAACCCCACGATTGACCTCTTAATCAAGGATGCGAGCGTCCAGGGACCGAACGCGCCGACGTCACTCGCAAACGGAATCCACTATCTTGACCGCAACCAGGACGTCGATTCCATCATCGTGGGTCGAGGCGGCGGAAGCGACACCGACCTGATGGCGTTCAACCACGAGGCTGTCGCAGAGGCCATCTTCACGTCTAACACCCCGGTTGTCGCCGCCGTCGGTCACGCAGAAGACCGGACAATAGCAGGACGCGTTGCAGATCGAAACGCGATCACGCCGACCGACGCTGGGGAGTACGTTACTGCTGACGTGGAGCAGTTCCTCTCTGGCGAGGTGGACGGGCTAGAGCAAGAATTGGAAGCCGCCTACGAGTCGTTCAGGCGGGAGTTCGAACACGAAAAAGAACTGGAGCAAGCCGCTGCGGAGGCGGGTGGGCCACCAGGGATGAGCCCGGCCTACTATAAGGCAATCATCGCGGTCCTCGTCGTGCTCCTGCTGGTCGTGGTCGGATTGTGGCTGTTCACGTAA
- a CDS encoding VirB4 family type IV secretion system protein: MRNVVLQAGSGPFTQLTEWLLNPTSPEGAAIYLLLVVVLGVVGKLLWDRHTADEEPEVDFSDVLDEETLEEGHAEGQLLDDISESHKTVTAPAAIEWETRAARVGEQWTTTLYIADYADYPNDGYLSDLFELTDVEFDLTAHITPKNQQRARNELQDIADDLQVDADLEQSVRSAYLQERANEAAATYKAVESGANVFDQGMFVTVRADDKDDLRDSVQKVKSALRDDPANLTPKTAICRQDLALQSAAPIGDNEFGRESIALGGAVGALLSSPHNATILEEGGVEFGIHKDNQSPVVIDPFARDNGYAMFTVGDTGSGKSFGSKQNFIRSIEQSKDRIGIILEPLNNWAGVSEALGAKRITVGGTLGLNPLEIRQTPDHVQRAMGEDASPFNEKLDDAMSFLTNFFALRGISLGDRRTTLELGLKRAYKRNDITDDISTHSNPSPTIRDMMDVFEDMVDDPESFVVRSDEEARKIREDATWLLDQLRPFEDEGRHANLGKSSEFDIRDEKVIYLDLAQQEGSVDSSTALTMQLLISLVYERAKETDKEVVFVIDEARYIMQDAASLAFLETVFRHHRHHDLSIRLVTQTVDEFFEHAESEAILDQCAVKQFHRLDGMDDQWADEFGLNYAQMRYVQDAVPGNEDAGFSEALVGVDGEWRGIKVEAMPKEKQVIDFDPTTQVRSSLPGAGEEAVDTDVQQFREELEQQATNGQSKEAEPASAKPDGGAMEGEDDA, from the coding sequence ATGCGTAACGTCGTCCTGCAGGCGGGGAGTGGGCCCTTCACCCAGCTCACAGAGTGGCTGCTGAATCCAACGTCGCCCGAAGGTGCGGCGATTTACCTCCTGTTGGTTGTGGTCCTCGGAGTCGTCGGGAAACTCCTCTGGGACCGCCACACCGCCGACGAGGAACCCGAAGTCGACTTCTCGGACGTCCTCGACGAGGAGACGCTCGAAGAGGGGCACGCAGAAGGCCAGCTCCTCGACGACATCTCCGAGTCCCACAAGACGGTGACCGCGCCGGCAGCCATCGAGTGGGAGACACGAGCCGCTCGGGTTGGCGAGCAGTGGACGACGACGCTGTACATCGCTGACTACGCCGACTACCCGAACGACGGGTATCTGAGCGATCTCTTCGAGTTGACCGACGTCGAGTTCGACCTCACAGCGCACATCACCCCGAAGAACCAACAGCGTGCGCGGAACGAACTGCAGGACATCGCTGACGACCTCCAGGTTGACGCGGATCTGGAACAGAGTGTCCGTAGTGCGTACCTCCAAGAGCGAGCGAACGAAGCCGCTGCGACGTACAAGGCCGTCGAGAGTGGTGCGAACGTCTTCGACCAGGGGATGTTCGTCACGGTTCGCGCCGACGACAAGGACGACCTCAGGGACTCAGTCCAGAAGGTCAAGAGTGCGCTCCGCGACGACCCGGCAAACCTCACGCCGAAGACTGCAATCTGTCGGCAGGACCTCGCACTACAGTCGGCTGCACCCATCGGAGACAACGAATTCGGGCGCGAGTCAATCGCCCTTGGTGGGGCTGTCGGCGCACTCCTTTCGTCGCCCCATAACGCGACCATCCTCGAAGAGGGCGGGGTCGAGTTCGGGATCCACAAGGACAACCAGAGTCCGGTCGTCATCGACCCGTTCGCCCGTGACAACGGGTATGCGATGTTCACCGTTGGCGATACCGGGTCTGGGAAGTCGTTCGGCTCGAAACAGAACTTCATCCGCTCTATCGAGCAGAGCAAGGACCGCATCGGCATCATCCTCGAACCGCTCAACAACTGGGCAGGCGTCTCCGAAGCCCTCGGAGCGAAACGCATCACGGTCGGTGGGACGCTCGGGCTGAATCCCCTGGAGATTCGCCAGACGCCCGACCACGTCCAGCGAGCGATGGGCGAGGACGCGAGCCCGTTCAACGAGAAGCTCGACGACGCCATGAGCTTCCTGACGAACTTCTTCGCACTGCGCGGTATCTCGCTCGGTGACCGCCGGACGACGCTCGAACTCGGCCTCAAACGCGCCTACAAGCGCAACGACATCACCGACGATATCTCGACGCACAGCAACCCCAGTCCGACCATCCGAGACATGATGGACGTCTTCGAGGACATGGTCGACGATCCAGAGTCGTTCGTGGTTCGGTCCGACGAGGAGGCCAGGAAGATCCGCGAAGACGCGACGTGGCTTCTCGACCAGCTTCGCCCCTTCGAGGATGAGGGTCGCCACGCCAATCTCGGGAAGTCCTCCGAGTTCGACATCCGTGACGAGAAGGTCATCTACCTCGACCTTGCACAGCAGGAGGGCAGCGTCGACAGCAGCACGGCGCTGACGATGCAGTTGCTCATCTCGCTCGTGTACGAGCGGGCGAAGGAGACTGACAAGGAGGTCGTGTTCGTCATCGACGAGGCGCGGTACATCATGCAGGACGCCGCGAGTCTGGCGTTCCTCGAGACGGTGTTCCGCCATCACCGCCATCACGACCTCTCAATTCGTCTCGTCACGCAGACTGTCGACGAGTTCTTCGAGCACGCCGAATCCGAAGCCATCCTCGATCAGTGTGCAGTCAAGCAGTTCCATCGTCTGGACGGGATGGACGACCAGTGGGCCGACGAGTTCGGGCTGAATTACGCCCAGATGCGCTACGTGCAGGACGCGGTCCCCGGGAACGAGGATGCTGGCTTCTCCGAGGCGCTCGTCGGCGTCGACGGCGAATGGCGCGGCATCAAGGTCGAGGCGATGCCCAAGGAGAAGCAAGTCATCGACTTCGACCCAACCACACAGGTACGGTCTTCACTCCCCGGCGCTGGCGAGGAAGCAGTCGACACGGATGTACAGCAGTTCCGTGAGGAGCTGGAACAGCAGGCCACGAACGGACAGTCGAAAGAAGCCGAACCCGCCTCTGCGAAACCAGATGGCGGGGCGATGGAGGGGGAGGACGATGCGTGA
- a CDS encoding ATP-binding protein codes for MREYLRVTPTSEELEPEGIPRVLESLHKLTTAESTGLAQKLNPLHSKTPPRFEFLALSEGADDPVEFFYGVDEHLDTLEKRLRSIYPETFDIERVDVDVAARLIQPVEFTRAEFIEHYETGHLQYEFSPDEQYELDSEDRDQDQAAATEASPFADGGATIDASPGHFVEVGETALKLAPPSAIPDEKPLTTLEKPTETDEGTILARPTIDAVSPVGVRWSGSATRKKDWMTSLTPFAAGDGDDGLVAVDQPGATLASLVDHLMEAASPVAFQVVFQRRASWQSDAEVRKEDLVDGRDTFFQEVVGSFLEVEDQRSEHDEKQLSESVAKRIEYIDAKNPKRSYTANIRAIGVPTGDESHDELAAQMNSLRPVFDPVDGPYYEVEGERLRAGGFREKTKDKNARTALRRLLDREITTGRGKTRPDFVLSGTELANFVLVPSSKQLTVEGTRGTRAEQQSRNPLPWPNPDLVQQFQEGMAIGYALDENGAPQPDPIRIPPKLLTTHYGRFASTGGGKSKAIINDALSLRETTGGPVVVVDPKGDGMCANYLRCHYERFSGLDDVYQFRVPETVPAFSFFDIRPALEAGRNREDAIQDKVDHFHDILRMIMGREQYGQAFVANEILSYLIKALFDEEYGSDVFGLDDLFAAALRMQRERTVPPVSAANRNVEESLTRHFAKDDHRFQVSMDAVGNRLDKLREDAHLRRIFSHVPEQDETGEYVDNRFDFRDFLDEDATILFDLGDLRPEAQRAITLLLLSNLWDAVQVRRRDGNTDYENLTNLIIEEAAPVASTKLVSEQLLPQGRSFGLSMGLVMQFPGQVRNRSERAYDEVLNNIKTKLIGNISIERDLAESLAHEDLSPTDLRNRINTLPSGEWIAQLPSPSFGETGPAPFSVKPLPIAAGHPESDEPLSVEQEDHFETVALPRLSERTQAQYGLAEATESETAEDEGWGSRPNDEGSTSADSTCPTDSAQSSFIGQATSGSAADEEKKEKSADTTTSLFGDSGATEPEEPVSEEVEPDVEENESSPVQAGGVTVTDDELQRRGLTHDDIRFLTRILDVMNGDAPNHRLLDSMSSFKSDFEDLDVHRLVEQDLLEEGRACGRKYYTVLPAGRELLGQKLKVGPGQGDVGEKTPHKVGVKLLELWLDSRDDVAQVEPYYEYDEETVFDVVGLDADGELVWVGEAELASNNKHAPVDDYDKQSTVDANAVWAFNRRETAVEVLDRLAEADRIESSVSGRAARSFSDIREAVESFDAAGLTTIRSFNKLDQEFNT; via the coding sequence ATGCGTGAATATCTCCGAGTCACGCCAACGTCTGAAGAGCTTGAGCCCGAGGGAATCCCTCGAGTCCTCGAAAGCCTGCACAAACTGACGACGGCAGAGTCGACGGGACTCGCGCAGAAGCTGAACCCACTCCACAGTAAGACACCGCCACGGTTCGAGTTTCTCGCATTAAGTGAGGGAGCGGACGACCCTGTCGAGTTCTTCTACGGCGTCGACGAGCATCTCGATACACTGGAAAAACGGCTCCGTTCGATCTACCCCGAGACGTTCGACATCGAGCGTGTCGACGTCGACGTGGCCGCTCGGCTCATCCAACCAGTCGAATTCACACGAGCTGAGTTCATCGAACACTACGAAACAGGGCATCTGCAGTACGAATTCAGCCCCGACGAGCAGTACGAACTTGACAGTGAGGACCGTGACCAAGACCAAGCGGCGGCGACTGAAGCCTCCCCATTTGCAGATGGAGGTGCCACAATCGATGCTTCCCCTGGTCACTTCGTCGAGGTCGGTGAGACCGCCCTCAAGCTCGCACCACCGAGCGCAATCCCGGACGAGAAGCCACTGACGACGCTCGAAAAACCAACCGAGACGGATGAGGGAACGATTCTCGCTCGGCCCACCATCGACGCCGTCTCGCCAGTTGGCGTGCGCTGGTCCGGTTCAGCCACCCGGAAGAAAGACTGGATGACGTCGTTGACGCCCTTCGCCGCTGGCGATGGCGACGACGGGTTAGTGGCTGTCGACCAGCCCGGTGCGACACTGGCGTCACTAGTGGACCACCTGATGGAGGCAGCCTCACCCGTGGCGTTTCAGGTCGTGTTCCAGCGACGGGCGAGCTGGCAGTCCGACGCAGAGGTCAGAAAAGAGGATCTCGTCGACGGCCGGGACACTTTCTTCCAGGAGGTCGTGGGCTCTTTCCTCGAGGTCGAAGACCAGCGGAGCGAGCACGACGAGAAACAGCTCAGCGAGTCAGTCGCCAAGCGCATCGAGTACATCGACGCGAAGAACCCTAAGCGGTCGTACACTGCCAACATCAGGGCAATCGGTGTTCCGACCGGCGACGAATCGCACGACGAACTCGCGGCCCAGATGAACTCACTTCGTCCCGTGTTCGACCCGGTTGACGGCCCCTATTACGAAGTCGAGGGAGAACGACTCCGTGCTGGTGGCTTCCGAGAAAAGACGAAGGACAAGAACGCCCGGACTGCCCTCCGGAGGCTACTTGATCGAGAGATTACGACCGGGAGAGGCAAGACCCGGCCTGATTTCGTCCTCAGTGGAACGGAACTCGCGAATTTCGTCTTGGTTCCTTCCTCCAAGCAACTCACAGTAGAAGGGACACGCGGAACTCGCGCTGAACAGCAAAGCCGGAACCCGCTTCCATGGCCCAATCCGGACCTGGTTCAACAGTTTCAGGAGGGGATGGCGATTGGGTATGCGCTCGATGAGAACGGAGCTCCCCAACCGGACCCGATTCGGATTCCGCCCAAGCTCTTGACGACGCACTACGGCCGGTTCGCCTCGACCGGCGGCGGGAAATCGAAGGCAATCATCAACGATGCGCTGTCCCTTCGTGAGACGACCGGTGGCCCCGTCGTGGTCGTCGATCCGAAAGGCGACGGCATGTGTGCCAACTACCTTCGCTGTCACTACGAACGCTTCAGCGGGTTGGACGATGTCTACCAGTTCCGCGTCCCGGAGACTGTCCCCGCGTTCTCCTTCTTCGACATCCGGCCCGCGCTCGAAGCCGGGCGAAACCGTGAGGACGCGATTCAGGACAAGGTCGACCACTTCCACGACATCCTGCGGATGATTATGGGCCGTGAGCAGTACGGGCAAGCGTTCGTCGCGAACGAGATCCTCAGCTACCTTATCAAGGCCCTCTTCGACGAGGAGTACGGGAGCGACGTTTTCGGCCTGGACGACCTCTTCGCGGCAGCCCTCCGGATGCAGCGAGAGCGGACTGTTCCGCCGGTTTCGGCGGCCAACAGGAACGTCGAGGAGTCGCTCACACGGCACTTCGCGAAGGACGACCACCGGTTTCAAGTGTCGATGGACGCCGTCGGGAACCGCCTCGATAAGCTCAGAGAGGACGCACACCTGCGACGGATCTTCAGCCACGTTCCGGAGCAGGACGAGACCGGAGAGTACGTTGACAACCGATTCGACTTCCGCGACTTCCTCGACGAAGACGCCACGATTCTGTTCGACTTGGGAGACCTCCGTCCGGAGGCACAGCGAGCGATCACACTCCTCCTGTTGAGTAACCTCTGGGACGCAGTGCAGGTGCGTCGACGTGACGGGAACACGGACTACGAGAATCTCACCAACCTCATCATCGAGGAGGCGGCCCCCGTCGCATCAACGAAACTCGTTTCCGAGCAGTTGCTTCCACAGGGACGGTCCTTCGGCCTGAGCATGGGACTGGTGATGCAGTTCCCCGGCCAGGTCCGAAATCGGAGCGAACGCGCCTACGACGAGGTCCTCAACAACATCAAGACGAAGCTCATCGGGAACATCTCCATCGAGCGCGACCTCGCAGAGTCGCTGGCCCACGAAGACTTGAGCCCGACCGACCTCAGAAATCGGATCAACACGCTCCCCAGCGGGGAGTGGATCGCCCAACTCCCGAGTCCGTCATTCGGGGAGACAGGTCCGGCCCCGTTCTCGGTGAAGCCGCTCCCGATAGCAGCCGGCCATCCAGAGAGCGACGAGCCGCTCTCTGTCGAACAGGAGGACCACTTCGAGACCGTGGCCCTCCCACGGCTTTCGGAGCGAACACAGGCCCAGTATGGGCTTGCTGAGGCCACCGAATCGGAGACAGCCGAAGACGAGGGCTGGGGAAGTAGACCGAACGACGAAGGTTCGACATCCGCAGACTCGACTTGCCCTACGGACTCGGCGCAGTCGTCGTTCATCGGACAGGCAACCAGTGGTTCGGCAGCCGATGAAGAGAAGAAAGAGAAAAGCGCGGACACCACCACCTCGCTGTTTGGCGATTCCGGGGCAACTGAGCCGGAAGAACCAGTCAGTGAAGAAGTGGAGCCAGATGTCGAAGAGAATGAGTCGTCACCAGTACAGGCAGGTGGTGTAACCGTTACAGATGACGAACTCCAGCGGCGCGGGCTCACGCACGACGACATCCGATTCCTAACCCGCATTCTCGACGTGATGAATGGTGACGCACCAAATCACAGACTCTTGGATTCAATGAGTTCGTTCAAGAGCGACTTTGAGGATCTGGATGTGCACCGGCTCGTCGAGCAAGACCTACTGGAGGAAGGACGAGCGTGTGGTCGGAAGTACTACACTGTCCTCCCGGCAGGGCGTGAACTCCTCGGTCAGAAGCTCAAGGTCGGTCCTGGTCAGGGAGATGTCGGTGAGAAGACGCCGCACAAGGTCGGTGTGAAGCTGCTCGAACTGTGGTTAGACTCCCGCGACGACGTCGCACAGGTCGAGCCGTACTACGAGTACGATGAAGAGACGGTGTTCGACGTTGTCGGTCTCGATGCTGACGGGGAACTCGTGTGGGTCGGTGAAGCCGAACTCGCGAGTAACAACAAACACGCGCCGGTCGACGACTACGACAAGCAGAGCACGGTGGACGCGAACGCTGTCTGGGCGTTCAACAGACGCGAGACGGCCGTCGAGGTGTTGGACCGTCTCGCAGAGGCCGACCGGATAGAAAGCAGCGTGAGCGGGCGTGCAGCCCGCTCGTTCTCGGACATTCGAGAGGCCGTTGAATCGTTCGATGCAGCTGGGCTGACGACGATTCGGAGCTTCAACAAACTCGACCAGGAGTTCAACACATGA
- a CDS encoding bifunctional DNA primase/polymerase, which translates to MTWRHATREEIYRYYTEEFPSYVDELPSFITAKGPKQYALAFQEPHPVRKDGVPDKDFIRRDTWQTNVSGDRTTAAFHDFGDVLEFIHHPARNDPLGRNDFALADPDLLDKPDPRPDAVYYALDHWERPWVLLIDIDAKTIARERAAQTVSDEDATEDSEELLDAAGILDAEPAGYPYSFEDIERAIEYGFEVRDIFEDDFNAEETMVVYTGQGVHVYLLDSDPAHRYDAKSREVLNDLLQDTYEIPIDPVVTADRRRVARLPYSLHADVCSIVTPIESPNFDVRSATPEVVKE; encoded by the coding sequence ATGACGTGGCGCCACGCAACCCGCGAGGAGATCTACAGGTACTACACAGAGGAGTTCCCCTCGTACGTCGACGAACTCCCGTCGTTCATCACCGCGAAGGGGCCGAAACAGTACGCACTCGCGTTTCAGGAGCCACACCCGGTACGGAAAGACGGAGTCCCAGACAAGGACTTCATCCGTCGAGACACGTGGCAGACGAACGTCTCAGGTGACCGAACCACGGCAGCGTTCCACGACTTCGGCGACGTCCTCGAGTTCATCCACCATCCAGCACGGAACGACCCACTCGGGCGGAACGACTTCGCACTCGCCGATCCTGATCTGCTCGACAAACCAGACCCGCGTCCTGATGCGGTCTACTACGCCCTCGATCACTGGGAACGACCGTGGGTGCTCCTCATCGATATCGACGCGAAAACGATAGCCCGAGAGCGAGCAGCACAAACTGTCTCAGATGAGGATGCTACGGAAGACAGCGAGGAATTACTCGATGCCGCGGGTATTCTCGACGCAGAGCCAGCAGGCTACCCGTATTCCTTCGAGGATATCGAACGGGCCATCGAGTACGGTTTCGAGGTGCGGGACATCTTCGAGGACGACTTCAACGCCGAAGAGACGATGGTAGTGTACACCGGTCAGGGCGTTCACGTCTACCTCCTTGACAGCGATCCCGCCCATCGGTACGACGCCAAGAGTCGAGAAGTGCTGAACGACCTTCTGCAAGACACCTACGAGATTCCCATCGACCCAGTGGTCACCGCCGACCGGCGTCGGGTCGCCCGGCTCCCCTACTCGTTGCACGCTGACGTCTGTAGTATCGTCACGCCCATCGAGAGCCCGAACTTCGACGTTCGGTCTGCGACACCGGAGGTGGTTAAGGAATGA